The Oleidesulfovibrio alaskensis DSM 16109 nucleotide sequence ACGCGGGTCTCGGTGCGCGGACGCACTGTGCCGGTGGCTTCCGCCGTATCTGTCACGGGCACGGCAGCAGCCGTAATCGTGTTTACTGTACTGTTGCCCGCAGGCAGACGGGGGGATGAAAATGTGTCTTCCGGGCTGATGCGTTGTGTATTCAGCATATTGGCAGACCACATGAAGATAACCGCCAGTACTGCGATGCCTGCAGCGGCTGTCAGAAGCGTTCTGGTGCGCATGGGTGTCTCCGCGGAGCTGTTGTCGTCCGGCGTGGATTGTATTAAGCATACGGCTTGTTTTTCGATGCCGGCTTTGCAGAACAGTACCTGATATAGTGTTTTGTGTACAGACTGTCAGCCGTGCCGGTGTGTTGTAATAATAAACCGGTTTTGTTCCGGGGGATGTCCATGGGCCGCACCGCAGATGAGCACTCACAGAAAATCGGCAGGTCCGGTGCTGCGCAGGGCTGTGCCGTTGCCGCTGCCCTGTGGGAAAAAGAACAGCTTTTCAGAGTGCTTCTGGAATACAGTGCCGACTGTGAAATCTGGATTGATGCCTGCGGCGTGGTGCGTTTTGTCTCGCCGTCATTTGCAAGCATCACCGGATATACCCCTGAATGCCTGTACAGAAATCCGGACTACCTTGCAGCCATAATGGTGCAGAGCGATCTGCCCGCATTCCGCGCGCAGGAGCGGATTCTGGCGGAACGCGGTGGCTCTTTTGACGTGGAGGTGCGCATACGCACGGCTTCCGGCAGGGAACGCTGGGTGCTGTGCATATGCCGGAGCATCACCGATGATGAGGGACGGCCGCAGGGCCGGAGACTTACCTGCCGTGATGTGACGCGCCGCCGCCTGCTTGCCATGCAGCTGCAGCATCAGGCCGGTCACGATCCGCTGACAGGACTGCCCAACCGGTCTCTTTTTCTTGAAAAACTTGATGCGCGTGTGAATGGCGGCCGCGCAGCGCGTGACGGCGGCGCATCTGTTGTGATGATAGATGTGGACCGCTTCAAGCAGATAAACGATGTGCTGGGTCACGAGGCGGGAGACGGCGTGCTGCGCGTGGTGGCCGACAGGCTGCGGGGTATTCTGGGCGGCAATGACGCTCTGTGCCGTCTGGGCGGTGATGAATTCTGCCTGCTGCTGGCCGGCGGCGGCCGTGCCGAAGAAGTGCTGGCACGGGTACAGCAGATACAGCAGCGGCTCATGGACTCTGTTGACACGGGGGGCAGGCGGCTGCATCTGACGGTAAGTGTGGGCGTGGCCACCCACCGGCCGGGGCAGAACGCGCCGGAAGACATGATGCGCAACGGCGGCATTGCCCTGCAGCATGCCAAACGTGCGGGCGGCGGCGGACTGGAGGTGTTCAGCGACTGGATGCTGGAAAGTGCGCTCAACCATGCCCATCTGGAAATGGAACTGCACCATGCGCTGAAAGACAACGCCTTTCATCTTGAGTTCCAGCCTCTTGTCGATCTGCATTCTGGGCGTCCCGTACGGGTGGAGGCTCTGGCCCGCTGGGATCATCCTCAGCGTGGGGCCGTTTCGCCCGCTGATTTCATTCCCGTTCTGGAAGAAACCGGTCAGATTCTGCGTCTGGGCAGCTGGGTGCTGGAAAATGCCTGCATGGCTGCCGCACGCTGGCAGCGCAGGCATCCTGAGCTGCGGTCCGTCGGCGTCAGTGTGAATCTTTCGGCCCGGCAGCTTGCACAGCCTGCGCTGGTTGATCAGGTGGCGGCGGTGCTTTCCCGCTCCGGACTGGAACCGGCCAGCCTGAAGCTGGAGGTGACGGAAACCATGCTCATGGACAATCCGGAACTGTCCAATCTGGTGCTTCGCAGGCTGAAGGATCTGGGCGTTTTTCTGGCCATCGACGATTTCGGCACAGGGTATTCTTCACTGGCCTATCTGCAGAGTTTTCCCATTGATACGCTGAAGATCGACAAGTCTTTCGTCATGGGCATGACCAGCGACCCCGGCAAATTCAACATTGTGAAAGCGGTTACCGCGCTGGCTCATAGTCTGGGGCTGGATGTGGTGGCCGAAGGAGTGGAGGAACAGGAACAGCGCATCATGCTGCATGCCGTGGGCTGCGAGTACGCGCAAGGGTTTCTGTTTGCCCGTCCTGTGCCGGAAAAAGACCTTGCCGCGCAGCTCGGCAGCCTGCTGCGCAGTTCCTGCGATCCTGCCTGAGCCTTCTTTTCCGCGTTTTTCCGCTATTCCTTCATACCCGCTTTGCGCAGGATGGTCATCAGCGGGCACCAGTCGGTAAATGCCGACTGCAGCAGATTTATACCCACAAAAGCAGTGAAACCGAGCCAGTAGGGCGAGTGCAGCCATGCCAGCAGCAGACTGAGCAGAATGAACAGTCCGGCGGCGGCCCGTACAGTTCTGTTGACGGTCATGGGCAGCTCCTTTTTGCGCCAGCATAGCACAGTCGCGGCGCTATTGCAGCCGGTATGCTGCAGACACCGGCGGTACGGTTTTATCCTGCCGCGTTCTGTGTTACATACCGTATACGTGCGCTCTGCAGCGCCATTGCGGCGGGCGTACCTCCTGCGGATATTCACACCGCCCTTTCAGGGCAAAGGCGGATTTGAGATAGTGAAGCTTTACTCATGGAACGTGAACGGATTCAGAGCCATCCGGCAAAAACCCGAATGGGACTGGTTTTCCAGCTGCGATGCTGATGTCATCGGCCTGCAGGAAACCAAAGCCATGCCGGAGCAGATAGACCCTGCGGACCGCAATCCTGCTGGGTATCACAGCTACTGGCTGGGAGCGACGGTAAAAAAAGGCTATTCCGGTGTGGCTGCTTTTTCGCGCAGGGAACCGCTTTCGGTGGCGTATGATCTGCCCGTGGAGCAGTATCAGGGCGAGGGGCGCGTCATCATGCTGGAATACGATGCCTTTTACTACTTTAACATCTATTTTCCCAACGGACAGAGCGGCGACGAGCGGCTGCAGTACAAACTGGGCTTTTATGACGCTTTTCTTGAGCACGCGCAGACCCTGCGCCGGAAAAAGCCCATCGTGGT carries:
- the xth gene encoding exodeoxyribonuclease III — translated: MKLYSWNVNGFRAIRQKPEWDWFSSCDADVIGLQETKAMPEQIDPADRNPAGYHSYWLGATVKKGYSGVAAFSRREPLSVAYDLPVEQYQGEGRVIMLEYDAFYYFNIYFPNGQSGDERLQYKLGFYDAFLEHAQTLRRKKPIVVCGDFNTAHRPVDLARPRENEGTSGFLPVERAWMDKFIDHGYVDTFRLVHPDAQAMYSWWSYRFKARDRNVGWRIDYFFVSDELRHAVKDATIEMEVFGSDHCPVGLELAL
- a CDS encoding putative bifunctional diguanylate cyclase/phosphodiesterase — its product is MGRTADEHSQKIGRSGAAQGCAVAAALWEKEQLFRVLLEYSADCEIWIDACGVVRFVSPSFASITGYTPECLYRNPDYLAAIMVQSDLPAFRAQERILAERGGSFDVEVRIRTASGRERWVLCICRSITDDEGRPQGRRLTCRDVTRRRLLAMQLQHQAGHDPLTGLPNRSLFLEKLDARVNGGRAARDGGASVVMIDVDRFKQINDVLGHEAGDGVLRVVADRLRGILGGNDALCRLGGDEFCLLLAGGGRAEEVLARVQQIQQRLMDSVDTGGRRLHLTVSVGVATHRPGQNAPEDMMRNGGIALQHAKRAGGGGLEVFSDWMLESALNHAHLEMELHHALKDNAFHLEFQPLVDLHSGRPVRVEALARWDHPQRGAVSPADFIPVLEETGQILRLGSWVLENACMAAARWQRRHPELRSVGVSVNLSARQLAQPALVDQVAAVLSRSGLEPASLKLEVTETMLMDNPELSNLVLRRLKDLGVFLAIDDFGTGYSSLAYLQSFPIDTLKIDKSFVMGMTSDPGKFNIVKAVTALAHSLGLDVVAEGVEEQEQRIMLHAVGCEYAQGFLFARPVPEKDLAAQLGSLLRSSCDPA
- a CDS encoding YgaP family membrane protein produces the protein MTVNRTVRAAAGLFILLSLLLAWLHSPYWLGFTAFVGINLLQSAFTDWCPLMTILRKAGMKE